A stretch of the Sorangium aterium genome encodes the following:
- a CDS encoding DUF1592 domain-containing protein produces MTGLPRSRRALGAGLCVTALLLAGCTGSLGDSDGGGGPAPDGSDPPTGGVARGIDMPGAPQFHRFVRLTNSQWARSVQVVLNLADPSSLSDGFEKPVSGITDFTNNEHLLSVNQRSWSDYQSAAEALAEEVTDSDAALARVYPDKDETGFIETVGRRAYRRPLTDDEIARYSELFETGAAMSGTKSTFAKGAQLVIRTMLQSPHFLYRTELGEDRKPLDGYEIAAKLSLWLRDAAPSDELLDEAPTLTTPEAIAAVAKTMLEEPTAVKGMRYFHSELLHFDRYATISKLGVPSYNESLNAEYEESAYLFFDKIFTEGLGVKEILTSTKGFVGPGMASLYGLAPSGSRMVEQDLGPDRVGFFSQLPYLTLNALNDESDSIHRGVSINLDMLCAPLGAPAPNIPPVPPLEPGQTNRQRITRLTSGCGGTCHNQLINPVGFAFEHFDGMGQYRDEENGGLPIDSSGVYAFSEGTKSFGDAGELMHYMAEGEQAHLCYAKKLASFALQRDVVPSDLPLVETLAEVSRGASGSVKEIMLELVKNDAFRTHMGGTL; encoded by the coding sequence ATGACCGGCTTGCCGCGCAGCAGGAGGGCGCTCGGCGCGGGGCTCTGCGTCACGGCGCTCCTGCTCGCGGGATGCACGGGCTCCCTGGGCGATTCGGACGGCGGCGGCGGCCCCGCGCCGGACGGCAGCGACCCACCCACCGGCGGGGTGGCGCGCGGCATCGACATGCCAGGGGCGCCGCAGTTCCACCGGTTCGTGCGTCTCACGAACTCGCAGTGGGCGCGCAGCGTGCAGGTGGTTCTGAATCTCGCCGATCCTTCGTCGCTGTCCGACGGGTTCGAGAAGCCTGTCTCGGGCATCACGGACTTCACGAACAACGAGCACCTGCTGAGCGTGAACCAGCGCTCGTGGAGCGACTACCAATCGGCGGCGGAGGCGCTCGCCGAGGAGGTGACGGATTCGGATGCGGCGCTCGCCAGGGTCTACCCGGATAAGGACGAGACCGGCTTCATCGAAACCGTGGGGCGCCGTGCGTATCGCCGTCCGCTGACGGACGACGAGATCGCCAGGTACTCCGAGCTTTTCGAGACCGGCGCGGCGATGTCCGGCACGAAGAGCACGTTCGCCAAGGGCGCGCAGCTCGTGATCCGGACGATGCTCCAGTCGCCGCACTTCCTCTACCGCACGGAGCTCGGCGAAGATCGCAAGCCGCTCGATGGTTACGAGATCGCGGCGAAGCTCTCGCTGTGGCTGCGCGACGCCGCGCCCAGCGACGAGCTGCTCGACGAGGCGCCCACGCTCACGACGCCGGAAGCGATCGCCGCGGTCGCCAAGACCATGCTGGAGGAGCCCACCGCGGTCAAGGGCATGCGGTACTTCCACAGCGAGCTGCTCCACTTCGATCGCTACGCCACGATCAGCAAGCTCGGCGTGCCGAGCTACAACGAATCGTTGAACGCGGAGTACGAGGAGAGCGCGTACCTGTTCTTCGACAAGATCTTCACCGAGGGTCTCGGAGTCAAGGAGATCCTCACGTCCACCAAGGGCTTCGTGGGGCCGGGGATGGCGAGCCTCTACGGCCTGGCGCCGAGCGGGAGCCGCATGGTGGAGCAAGACCTCGGTCCCGATCGCGTCGGCTTCTTCTCGCAGCTCCCCTACCTGACGCTGAACGCCCTGAACGATGAGTCGGACTCGATCCACCGCGGCGTCAGCATCAACCTCGACATGCTGTGCGCGCCGCTCGGCGCGCCGGCCCCCAACATTCCGCCGGTCCCGCCGCTCGAGCCCGGGCAGACGAACCGTCAACGCATCACGCGGCTCACCTCCGGCTGCGGCGGCACGTGCCACAACCAGCTCATCAACCCCGTCGGCTTCGCCTTCGAGCACTTCGACGGCATGGGGCAATATCGGGACGAGGAGAACGGAGGTCTGCCGATCGACAGCAGCGGTGTCTACGCGTTCTCCGAAGGGACCAAGTCGTTCGGGGACGCCGGCGAGCTGATGCACTACATGGCGGAGGGCGAGCAGGCTCACCTCTGCTACGCCAAGAAGCTCGCGAGCTTCGCGCTCCAGCGCGACGTCGTCCCGTCGGACTTGCCGCTCGTCGAGACGCTCGCCGAGGTGAGCCGCGGCGCCAGCGGCTCGGTGAAAGAGATCATGCTCGAGCTCGTGAAGAACGACGCATTCCGGACTCACATGGGAGGTACGCTGTGA
- a CDS encoding glycoside hydrolase family 43 protein codes for MATNTIPFQRKLFGAALLLCGATALPSVSLADNPVVQTNYTADPAPMVHGDTVYLYTGHDEDSATDWFGMNEWRVYSSKDMVNWTDHGSPLKFSDFSWAKGDAWAGQAIHRNGKFYYYVPVTSRSLNRMTIGVAVSDSPTGPFKDAVGRPLITADCGDIDPTPFIDDDGQAYLYWGNPSVCYVKLNEDMISYQGDVVRVPMTAESFGQRTGNDDGRHKTKYEEGPWLYKRDGLYYLVYAGGPISEYIAYSTSSKPTGPWTYRGVIMPTEGSSFTNHAGVIDFKGSSYFFYHNGALPGGGGYHRSAAVERFTFNADGTFPTIKMSKEGPPGVGNLNPYVMTEAETIAWESGVETEVCGEGGMNVGSIENGDYIKVKGVDFGTGAVSFDARVASANAGGSIELRLDSATGTLVGTCMVEGTGGWQTWVTTSCAVDGATGIHDLYLKFTGGSGFLFNVNWWKFTPLDAPDPDPTGAGGAGAGGAPDVGEGGATGSGGAGGGVSSGSAATTGSGATAGSGATAGSGTGGAGGATAGGASGDEGGCAFRVQSGPSSPAGALAALIALGAVAARRRRAREAGRSGAAAN; via the coding sequence ATGGCCACGAACACGATACCCTTCCAACGTAAGCTCTTCGGGGCGGCGTTGTTGCTTTGCGGCGCGACCGCGCTTCCGTCCGTCTCCCTGGCGGACAATCCCGTCGTGCAGACCAATTATACCGCGGATCCGGCTCCCATGGTCCACGGTGACACGGTGTACCTCTACACCGGACACGACGAAGACAGCGCCACGGACTGGTTCGGGATGAACGAATGGAGGGTGTATTCCTCCAAGGATATGGTGAACTGGACGGATCACGGGTCGCCGCTGAAATTCAGCGATTTCAGCTGGGCAAAGGGAGACGCGTGGGCAGGCCAGGCCATCCACAGGAACGGGAAATTCTACTACTACGTTCCTGTCACGAGCCGCTCGCTGAACAGGATGACCATCGGCGTGGCCGTGTCGGACAGCCCCACCGGTCCGTTCAAAGACGCCGTGGGGCGGCCGTTGATCACCGCGGATTGCGGAGACATCGATCCGACGCCGTTCATCGACGACGACGGCCAGGCTTATCTGTACTGGGGAAACCCGAGCGTGTGCTACGTGAAGCTGAACGAAGACATGATCTCCTACCAGGGAGACGTCGTTCGCGTGCCCATGACGGCGGAGAGCTTCGGGCAGCGCACCGGGAATGACGATGGTCGCCACAAGACCAAGTACGAAGAAGGTCCGTGGCTCTACAAGCGTGATGGGCTGTATTACCTCGTGTACGCGGGGGGCCCTATCTCGGAGTACATCGCCTACTCGACGAGCAGCAAGCCCACCGGCCCATGGACTTACCGGGGGGTCATCATGCCCACGGAGGGCAGCAGCTTCACCAACCACGCGGGCGTCATCGACTTCAAGGGGAGCTCCTACTTCTTCTATCACAACGGCGCCTTGCCGGGCGGTGGCGGGTATCACCGCTCTGCCGCCGTCGAGCGGTTCACGTTCAACGCCGACGGCACATTCCCGACGATCAAGATGAGCAAGGAGGGCCCGCCCGGCGTCGGCAACCTGAATCCGTATGTCATGACGGAGGCGGAGACCATCGCCTGGGAATCCGGGGTGGAGACCGAGGTATGCGGCGAGGGGGGAATGAACGTCGGGTCGATTGAAAACGGCGACTACATCAAGGTGAAGGGCGTCGATTTTGGCACCGGCGCGGTGTCCTTCGACGCGAGGGTGGCCTCGGCGAACGCTGGCGGCAGCATCGAGCTGCGCCTCGACAGCGCGACCGGCACGCTGGTGGGGACCTGCATGGTCGAGGGTACCGGCGGCTGGCAGACCTGGGTCACCACGTCCTGTGCCGTCGACGGCGCGACAGGGATACACGATCTGTACCTGAAGTTCACCGGTGGGAGCGGTTTCCTGTTCAATGTCAACTGGTGGAAGTTCACTCCGCTCGACGCCCCGGATCCCGATCCGACGGGCGCCGGGGGCGCTGGCGCCGGGGGCGCTCCGGACGTGGGTGAAGGGGGAGCGACGGGCAGCGGCGGAGCGGGCGGGGGTGTGAGCAGCGGCAGCGCAGCGACCACCGGCAGCGGAGCCACGGCGGGCAGCGGAGCCACGGCGGGGAGCGGCACGGGCGGCGCTGGCGGTGCGACCGCTGGCGGCGCCAGCGGCGACGAGGGCGGGTGCGCCTTCCGGGTCCAATCCGGGCCCAGCTCCCCCGCGGGCGCGCTCGCAGCCTTGATCGCGCTGGGCGCGGTCGCCGCGCGGCGGCGTCGTGCCCGAGAAGCCGGGCGGAGCGGGGCCGCCGCGAATTGA
- a CDS encoding alpha/beta hydrolase family esterase produces the protein MRRSGFGLTVLFTVGVATGLTACSSDADPVDTGAGGSSGTSTSGGSTTSGTSGATSGGGAVGSGGAGTAASTSASSSSGAGGDSAGVGAAGSTGAGDGGSTGTGDGGSTGTGDGGSTGTGDGGSTGAGDGGSMDPGGGGSVGCGKAVTRPDPRAQQTLTVGGVTRYFLIHVPENYDPSKPLPLVFGIHGLNMNNVWAAHDNSGFQLIQETNNQALLIYPQGLPADGQSRPPSTQSQWGTADSNWGGPPPSANRARLDADLAFFDAMLEHAKASYCVDTKRVFAVGFSQGGFMTNTLGCERSSVFRGLAPVAGWGPNASQPTCSDASAAHALIQTQGDTDTTVSPQLGQSTRDFWRGRNGCQATTMRSSFGDSCVEYQGCKEGQPLVYCTHPGGHSVPSGAGGRAWRFFQSLK, from the coding sequence ATGCGTAGATCTGGTTTCGGGCTGACCGTTCTTTTCACCGTGGGCGTGGCGACGGGGCTGACCGCTTGCTCGTCGGATGCGGATCCCGTCGACACCGGTGCTGGTGGTTCTTCCGGCACATCCACGAGCGGCGGCTCCACCACCTCGGGCACCTCGGGCGCGACGTCGGGCGGAGGAGCCGTCGGGAGCGGAGGCGCGGGCACGGCCGCGAGCACGAGCGCGAGCAGCTCCAGTGGCGCGGGCGGCGACTCGGCCGGTGTCGGTGCCGCCGGTTCGACGGGCGCTGGCGACGGCGGCTCGACGGGCACCGGCGACGGCGGCTCGACGGGCACCGGCGACGGCGGCTCGACGGGCACCGGCGACGGCGGCTCGACGGGTGCTGGCGACGGCGGCTCGATGGACCCTGGCGGCGGCGGCTCGGTGGGCTGCGGCAAAGCCGTGACGCGCCCCGACCCTCGCGCGCAGCAGACGCTGACGGTCGGTGGGGTGACGCGCTACTTCCTGATTCACGTCCCGGAGAACTACGACCCGAGCAAGCCGCTGCCGCTGGTCTTCGGTATCCATGGCCTGAACATGAACAACGTGTGGGCTGCGCACGACAACAGCGGATTTCAGCTCATCCAGGAGACCAACAACCAGGCGCTGCTCATCTACCCGCAGGGCTTGCCGGCGGACGGGCAATCCAGGCCTCCGAGCACCCAGTCGCAGTGGGGTACTGCAGACTCCAACTGGGGCGGTCCGCCGCCCAGCGCCAACAGGGCGCGCCTGGACGCCGACCTGGCGTTCTTCGACGCCATGCTCGAGCATGCCAAGGCGAGCTACTGCGTGGACACGAAGCGCGTCTTCGCGGTCGGGTTCAGCCAAGGTGGCTTCATGACGAACACGCTCGGCTGTGAGCGGTCGTCCGTGTTCCGCGGTCTCGCCCCGGTCGCCGGATGGGGTCCCAATGCATCGCAGCCCACGTGCAGCGACGCCAGCGCCGCGCACGCGCTGATTCAAACGCAAGGCGACACCGACACGACCGTGTCCCCCCAGCTGGGGCAGTCGACCCGCGACTTCTGGCGGGGCCGGAACGGCTGCCAGGCGACCACGATGCGGTCGAGCTTCGGCGACTCGTGCGTCGAGTATCAGGGCTGCAAGGAGGGCCAGCCGCTCGTGTACTGCACGCACCCCGGCGGTCACTCCGTACCGTCCGGCGCGGGCGGGCGAGCCTGGCGCTTCTTCCAGTCGCTCAAGTGA
- a CDS encoding family 16 glycosylhydrolase has product MFTRVRSGSMLAAASLALAFSSTAAAKPYKGAEVYSSQSYLQGRIEMRMRMSRGSGILSTFFTYKNGSEMSGAFWEEIDIEVFGKDNARSWQSNIITGMGTRVTSEQVHNAGVSLADAYHTYALEWTPDYVAWSIDGREIKRTTGAQVTSLKNPQSFRFNTWSSDATEWVGAFDDSALPQHQFVNWIKYYRYNNGNFELAWQDDFNSLDSTRWSKGDWTFDGNRVDFDPQNVTVKDGTLVLSLTREGQTGFTGAVPRDEDTGTGTGAGAGGAGATASASSSGAGGAETTASSSGSGEGGAATTASSSGSGEGGAGATASSSGSGEVGATTGVSASVGAGATGEGGGSDGTMPDDESSDGGCGCVVAGASATTSSWAAALALGLSALAMRRRRPRG; this is encoded by the coding sequence ATGTTCACGAGAGTTCGCTCAGGTTCAATGCTCGCCGCCGCCTCGCTGGCGCTCGCTTTCAGCTCGACCGCGGCCGCGAAGCCCTACAAGGGCGCAGAGGTCTACTCGTCCCAGAGCTATCTTCAGGGTCGCATCGAGATGCGCATGCGCATGTCGCGCGGGAGCGGCATCCTGTCGACCTTCTTCACCTACAAGAACGGCTCCGAGATGTCCGGCGCGTTCTGGGAGGAGATCGACATCGAGGTCTTCGGGAAGGACAACGCCCGGAGCTGGCAGTCCAACATCATCACCGGGATGGGCACGAGGGTGACGTCGGAGCAGGTGCACAACGCGGGCGTCTCCCTCGCGGACGCCTATCACACCTACGCGCTGGAGTGGACGCCGGACTACGTGGCGTGGAGCATCGATGGGCGAGAGATCAAGAGAACGACGGGGGCGCAGGTGACCTCCCTGAAGAATCCCCAGTCGTTTCGCTTCAACACGTGGTCCTCCGACGCCACCGAATGGGTCGGAGCGTTCGACGATTCCGCCCTCCCCCAGCACCAGTTCGTCAACTGGATCAAGTACTATCGTTACAACAACGGGAACTTCGAGCTCGCGTGGCAGGACGACTTCAACTCCCTGGACAGCACGCGATGGAGCAAAGGGGACTGGACGTTCGACGGGAACCGCGTGGACTTCGACCCGCAGAACGTGACGGTGAAGGACGGCACGCTGGTGCTGTCGCTGACACGGGAGGGGCAGACCGGGTTCACCGGCGCTGTGCCCCGCGATGAGGACACCGGGACGGGCACCGGCGCGGGCGCGGGCGGGGCGGGGGCGACAGCCAGCGCCTCCAGCAGCGGCGCGGGCGGGGCGGAGACGACGGCCAGCTCCTCCGGCAGCGGCGAGGGCGGGGCTGCGACGACGGCGAGCTCCTCCGGCAGCGGCGAGGGCGGGGCGGGGGCCACAGCCAGCTCCTCCGGCAGCGGCGAGGTCGGGGCCACGACGGGGGTCAGCGCCTCCGTGGGCGCCGGCGCGACGGGCGAGGGAGGTGGGAGCGACGGAACGATGCCGGACGACGAGTCCTCCGACGGAGGCTGCGGGTGCGTCGTCGCCGGAGCCAGCGCCACGACGAGCTCGTGGGCCGC
- a CDS encoding endo-1,4-beta-xylanase gives MSTSASTSASTGAGGSEPTGKFVGNITTRGAVRDGFAKYWNQITPENEGKWGEVEKSRGNKDWSKLDRIYKYAQDNNIIFKHHVFVWGSQQPSWVGSLPGNEQQAAVRDWMKSFCERYPKTKYIDVVNEPPPHTTPSYKNGIGGDGASGWDWIVNSFKWAREFCPNAKLILNDYNNIEYQNDHNNFMKIARAVIAAGAPVDAIGAQAHDAYKINTNTVKGFIDQLASLGKPVYITEYDIGEANDNRQKQIMEEQFTMYWNHPSVQGITLWGYIVGTTWRDNTGIQYDDGRMRPAMQWLMDFLDRG, from the coding sequence GTGTCCACCAGCGCGTCCACCAGCGCGTCCACCGGAGCCGGCGGCTCCGAGCCCACGGGCAAGTTCGTCGGCAACATCACGACGCGCGGCGCCGTGCGCGACGGCTTCGCGAAGTACTGGAACCAGATCACGCCTGAGAACGAGGGGAAGTGGGGCGAGGTCGAGAAGAGCCGCGGGAACAAGGACTGGAGCAAGCTCGACAGGATCTACAAGTACGCGCAGGACAACAACATCATCTTCAAGCACCACGTCTTCGTGTGGGGCTCCCAGCAGCCCAGCTGGGTCGGGAGCCTCCCCGGCAACGAGCAGCAGGCGGCCGTGCGGGACTGGATGAAGTCGTTCTGCGAGCGCTACCCCAAGACGAAGTACATCGACGTGGTCAATGAGCCGCCGCCCCACACCACGCCGTCCTACAAGAACGGCATCGGCGGAGACGGCGCCAGCGGCTGGGACTGGATCGTCAACTCCTTCAAGTGGGCCCGCGAGTTCTGCCCGAACGCGAAGCTGATCCTCAACGACTACAACAACATCGAGTATCAGAACGACCACAACAACTTCATGAAGATCGCGAGGGCGGTCATCGCAGCGGGCGCCCCGGTCGACGCCATCGGCGCGCAGGCCCACGACGCGTACAAGATCAACACCAACACCGTCAAGGGCTTCATTGACCAGCTCGCCTCGCTGGGCAAGCCTGTGTACATCACCGAGTACGACATCGGCGAGGCGAACGACAACAGGCAGAAGCAGATCATGGAGGAGCAGTTCACGATGTACTGGAACCACCCCTCGGTCCAGGGCATCACCTTGTGGGGTTACATCGTCGGCACCACCTGGCGGGACAACACCGGCATCCAGTATGATGACGGCAGGATGCGGCCGGCCATGCAGTGGCTGATGGACTTCCTGGATCGCGGGTGA
- a CDS encoding alpha/beta hydrolase family esterase produces MGGKVPPEPSTGCGKANPQTGSAQSPLTVSGHQYYVKLPTGYDASKPYPVMIMFNPTNNPINWAEQNAGFEATGPKEAWIRVYPHPANPSSGWGANDVAFFQPLYDQITANLCIDKARVFAAGESSGGDFSSILGCEHADKLRAVGPCATKNVSQYPLNADTRKCTGQVTAVVIHGKRDSVVGTDNGPKTRDFYNDLNHCQASTTPVEGYTDDLSNCVMAQGCDEDYPVYWCQHGDPNYSNTNHGWPAFAPKFLWSLFSTY; encoded by the coding sequence ATGGGAGGCAAGGTGCCCCCGGAGCCGAGCACGGGTTGCGGCAAGGCCAATCCGCAGACGGGCAGCGCGCAGAGCCCGCTCACCGTGTCGGGTCACCAGTACTACGTGAAGCTGCCGACCGGCTACGACGCCAGCAAGCCGTACCCGGTGATGATCATGTTCAACCCGACGAACAACCCGATCAACTGGGCAGAGCAGAACGCGGGCTTCGAGGCGACCGGCCCCAAGGAGGCCTGGATCCGCGTCTACCCTCACCCGGCCAACCCCAGCTCGGGCTGGGGGGCCAACGATGTCGCATTCTTCCAGCCGCTCTACGATCAGATCACGGCCAACCTCTGCATCGACAAGGCCCGCGTGTTCGCGGCGGGCGAGAGCTCGGGCGGCGATTTCTCCAGCATCCTCGGCTGCGAGCACGCGGACAAGCTGCGCGCGGTGGGCCCGTGCGCCACCAAGAACGTATCCCAGTACCCGCTCAACGCCGATACCCGAAAGTGTACCGGGCAAGTCACGGCGGTCGTCATCCACGGAAAGCGCGACTCGGTGGTCGGGACGGACAACGGCCCGAAGACGCGCGACTTCTATAACGATCTGAACCACTGCCAGGCGAGCACGACGCCGGTCGAGGGGTACACGGACGATCTCTCGAACTGCGTCATGGCTCAGGGCTGTGACGAGGACTATCCGGTCTATTGGTGTCAGCACGGAGACCCGAACTACAGCAACACCAACCACGGCTGGCCCGCGTTCGCGCCCAAGTTCCTCTGGAGCCTGTTCTCGACCTACTGA
- a CDS encoding DUF1552 domain-containing protein: MTRPSFSMTLLSRWRRALCGTALLLAGCTGSLGAQDEGDGPSPGGAAASQVAERSMFPRLSHAQWENTVRDLLRLDDRPGLSASFTSDPLGGVFDNNEAALLVTPGLWSDYQRAAEELAAMVTADQGKLGRLVPADLPAEPEARAQAFVERFGERAFRRPITDDERGAYLALFHRGKELFEGEEPFAAGVRAALEAFLQSPHFFGVTVALPFLETFASRRASAGTGDVPPFAIFMRQANGVAQTTNDEPEMFWPSATGPLTAASMEKDSDRAVSELKDHASKLIMLRGVDFAFKGNGCGHSGGGNQCLTAARVSDQPAGNESLAMGESIDNRIATELNPAGVEPLTLYAGRMAGYINEVLSYRGPKQLRAAERNPANAYQKLFGLADVDTEVQQSLVERRTSVNDLVRGEMKALMSRKDISKSDRERLQLHFDSIRDLEVALACKLPEMQVDEMEAISPNVGKSENVEAVTRMQMDIIALAMACGVTRVATLQVGDGNDGTEYTIHGVRQKSYHKISHRIDSDGTSGPPIEGAQELHHQIDRIHARLFKYLLDRLSSYELGSGTLLDHGVAVWLNDNADKYHGYRKVPYILAGGAAGYLKTGQFVDVKITNNKLLNTIGAAVGCTNGQGGPLDDFGDESLEGGLVAPIIA; encoded by the coding sequence ATGACCCGACCGTCTTTTTCGATGACCCTCCTGTCACGCTGGAGGCGGGCGCTGTGCGGTACGGCGCTCCTGCTCGCGGGGTGCACGGGCTCCCTGGGCGCCCAGGACGAGGGCGACGGCCCGTCGCCGGGCGGCGCGGCGGCGTCGCAGGTCGCCGAGCGGAGCATGTTCCCGCGGCTGAGCCACGCGCAGTGGGAGAACACGGTGCGCGACCTCCTGCGCCTCGACGACAGGCCCGGTCTCTCGGCGTCCTTCACGAGCGATCCGCTCGGCGGCGTGTTCGACAACAACGAGGCTGCGCTGCTGGTGACACCCGGCCTCTGGAGCGACTACCAGCGCGCCGCGGAGGAGCTCGCGGCGATGGTGACCGCCGACCAGGGCAAGCTCGGCCGGCTCGTGCCCGCGGACCTGCCGGCCGAGCCGGAGGCGCGGGCGCAGGCGTTCGTCGAGCGGTTCGGCGAGCGGGCTTTCCGGCGCCCCATCACGGACGACGAGCGGGGTGCGTACCTCGCGCTGTTCCACCGCGGCAAGGAGCTCTTCGAGGGCGAGGAGCCGTTCGCCGCCGGCGTGCGCGCGGCGCTCGAGGCGTTTCTGCAGTCGCCCCATTTCTTTGGCGTCACGGTGGCGCTCCCGTTCCTGGAGACCTTCGCCTCGCGGCGCGCCTCGGCCGGTACGGGCGACGTGCCGCCCTTCGCGATCTTCATGCGCCAGGCGAACGGCGTGGCGCAGACGACGAACGACGAGCCCGAGATGTTCTGGCCCAGCGCGACAGGCCCGCTGACCGCCGCGTCGATGGAGAAGGACAGCGACCGCGCTGTCAGCGAGCTCAAGGACCACGCGAGCAAGCTCATCATGCTGCGCGGCGTGGATTTCGCGTTCAAGGGCAACGGGTGCGGCCACTCCGGCGGCGGCAACCAGTGCCTCACGGCCGCGCGCGTGTCGGACCAGCCGGCGGGCAACGAGTCGCTGGCGATGGGTGAGTCGATCGACAACCGCATCGCGACCGAGCTCAACCCGGCGGGCGTCGAGCCGCTGACGCTCTACGCGGGCAGGATGGCCGGCTACATCAACGAGGTGCTCTCGTACCGCGGGCCGAAGCAGCTGCGCGCCGCCGAGCGCAACCCGGCCAACGCGTACCAGAAGCTCTTCGGCCTCGCCGACGTGGACACCGAGGTCCAGCAGTCGCTGGTCGAGCGTCGGACCAGCGTGAACGACCTGGTGCGCGGGGAGATGAAGGCGCTCATGAGCCGGAAGGACATCAGCAAGAGCGATCGCGAGCGGCTACAGCTCCACTTCGACAGCATCCGCGACCTCGAGGTCGCGCTCGCGTGCAAGCTCCCGGAGATGCAGGTCGACGAGATGGAGGCGATCTCGCCGAACGTCGGCAAATCCGAGAACGTGGAGGCCGTCACGCGGATGCAGATGGACATCATCGCGCTCGCGATGGCGTGCGGCGTCACGCGCGTGGCGACGCTCCAGGTGGGTGACGGCAACGACGGGACCGAGTACACGATCCACGGCGTGCGGCAGAAGAGCTACCACAAGATCTCCCACCGCATCGACAGCGACGGGACCTCGGGCCCGCCGATCGAGGGCGCTCAGGAGCTGCACCACCAGATCGACCGGATCCACGCGCGGCTCTTCAAGTACCTGCTCGATCGGCTCTCGTCGTACGAGCTCGGCTCGGGGACGCTCCTCGATCACGGCGTGGCGGTGTGGCTCAATGACAACGCCGACAAGTACCACGGGTACCGGAAGGTCCCGTACATCCTCGCCGGCGGCGCCGCGGGCTACCTGAAGACCGGCCAGTTCGTCGACGTCAAGATCACCAACAACAAGCTGCTCAACACGATCGGCGCGGCGGTCGGGTGCACCAACGGCCAGGGGGGCCCGCTCGACGACTTCGGCGATGAGAGCCTCGAAGGTGGGCTCGTCGCCCCGATCATCGCCTGA
- a CDS encoding DUF1552 domain-containing protein, translated as MNLAPPSTAHRRGMNRRAFLRAGGVAIALPFLEGLPSRSAWAADSSPVFSLYIVAACGVVGKKFFPDQTGQLTTDGLAAMTDKATHVLAPHAPNLLFIRGINFPMGGPTNCGHAQGLCQSLTARPAQGGGSTASSGGVSADVVVAKLVNEGGAEPLTLYAGNRRNGYIAERISFKGGGAGQVRSADDNPYTLYAKLVGLAESGGGSSGGNGGQVADELIRSRKSANDFVREELNSLMRMSALSSADKKRLQQHFEAIRDAEVTMGEMASTCSQAGLSTSELDALKSGFAFKTNGMIEDVAKLHLELVALAFACNFNRVATLQHGDGTDGTKYAVPANATLGWPFHHISHRVQSDAATGNNPTAEQAHAEIDVLRMQTLLHGLDQFKARDLFDKSIIMWTNHVSDGPSHSFRNVPTIIAGSGGGYLKQGAYIDAGDVTNNRLFNGLIAAAVRDKTEWTENFGEGKGSGPIDGMLA; from the coding sequence ATGAACCTCGCTCCTCCGAGCACAGCACACCGGCGCGGCATGAACCGGCGCGCGTTCCTGCGCGCGGGCGGCGTCGCCATCGCCCTTCCGTTCCTCGAGGGTTTGCCGTCGCGCTCCGCCTGGGCCGCGGACAGCTCGCCCGTGTTCAGCCTCTATATCGTGGCGGCGTGCGGCGTGGTGGGTAAGAAGTTCTTCCCGGACCAGACTGGCCAGCTCACCACCGACGGGCTCGCCGCGATGACGGACAAGGCGACGCACGTGCTCGCGCCTCACGCCCCGAACCTGCTGTTCATCCGCGGCATCAACTTTCCGATGGGGGGCCCCACCAACTGCGGCCACGCGCAGGGCCTGTGTCAGTCGCTCACCGCGCGCCCGGCGCAGGGTGGTGGCAGCACCGCATCCTCGGGCGGCGTGTCCGCGGACGTGGTCGTCGCCAAGCTGGTGAACGAAGGCGGCGCCGAGCCGCTCACGCTCTACGCCGGTAACCGCAGGAACGGGTACATCGCCGAGCGCATCTCTTTCAAGGGCGGTGGCGCCGGGCAGGTGCGTTCTGCGGACGACAACCCGTACACGCTCTACGCCAAGCTCGTCGGCCTAGCGGAAAGCGGCGGCGGCAGCAGCGGCGGCAACGGCGGGCAGGTCGCCGACGAGCTCATCCGCAGCCGCAAGAGCGCGAACGACTTCGTGCGCGAGGAGCTGAACAGCCTGATGCGCATGTCGGCCCTGAGCTCCGCTGACAAGAAGCGCCTCCAGCAGCATTTCGAGGCCATCCGCGACGCCGAGGTCACGATGGGCGAGATGGCCAGCACCTGCAGCCAGGCGGGCCTCTCGACGTCGGAGCTCGATGCGCTCAAGAGCGGCTTCGCGTTCAAGACGAACGGCATGATCGAAGACGTCGCGAAGCTCCACCTCGAGCTCGTGGCGCTGGCGTTCGCCTGCAACTTCAACCGCGTGGCGACGCTGCAGCACGGCGACGGCACGGATGGGACGAAGTATGCGGTACCGGCGAACGCGACGCTCGGGTGGCCCTTCCACCACATCAGCCATCGTGTGCAATCGGACGCCGCTACGGGCAACAACCCGACGGCCGAGCAAGCACACGCCGAGATCGACGTGCTCCGCATGCAGACGCTGCTCCACGGCCTCGATCAGTTCAAGGCGCGCGACCTGTTCGACAAGTCCATCATCATGTGGACGAACCACGTATCGGACGGCCCGTCGCACAGCTTCCGCAACGTGCCGACGATCATCGCCGGAAGCGGCGGCGGCTACCTGAAGCAGGGAGCGTACATCGACGCCGGAGACGTCACGAACAACCGGCTCTTCAACGGCCTCATCGCCGCCGCCGTTCGGGACAAGACCGAGTGGACGGAGAACTTCGGCGAGGGCAAGGGCTCCGGGCCCATCGACGGCATGCTCGCCTGA